TAGTGTTTAGTTGCATGTCTGGCAGTATCTTCACTTTTAACAACATCCACTAACACGTGTAACAACATGACTCACTGGTTTGTCCTGTCACCGATGCAGTGCTGCTTAGCTCTCCACTCTTGGTTATCACCACAATGGCGTATCGTCTTCCAGGTGTCAGCCCACTGAAGGTGCACTCTGTCATAGCAGCCTGTAGTGTTCGCCTGGTCACCTCAGAGCCCTGGAGCTTCAGCAGCACAGTGTAgttctcccactctcccacagGAGGGCTCCACCGAGCCCCCAAGGACGTCTCATCACTGTGGTGGATGGTCAGCTTCTGAACAGACCTTGGTGCtgagatggagaaaggagaggttTAGGTTTCAATCAGCACAAGAAAGCAGTTGATGTAAAACTTCCAGTTCATCTATGGAAAGGAATAAAATTCAAAGATTGAATCTGAAAGACCAAAACAATAATATCTAATATTACTAATTTGACAGGTTTTATTAATTCAGTCTGATCAGATGTCTACAATCCAGTCTAGCAGTTACTGACTGAGCTCATGCTCATATTATGTACCCAGTCTCCCTTCTGTGAATGCAGTAGAGGACAGGAGGCCACTCTCCACAGCGACCGCAGCTCTGTAGAGCCTGCCTGGGGTGAGGTTAGGGAACACACACTGCCGCACAGCCTTCCCCTCGGTCCTGTTCACCAGCACAGACGAGCCGTTGAGCAGCAGGATGCGATAGCGTTCCCATTCGCCTCTAGGGGGCGCCCATGACAGCCTCAGGCTTCTCTGATCACTGGGCCTCTGCATAACCAGCTGAGTAGCCTTGCCTGGCACTAGGGAGGGGAAAcgatatatttatttatttatttatttattcaagtTTTCTACTGAAGCAAACAATTCAAGCatcaaatataaaataaatactaaaaTGTTAGAGTGGAGACATTAGCCTAATGAAAAAGTCAACTCGTAAGGTTTTAGCATTCGCATACTAAACCATAGCTTTTAGCATCATCTGTGTCCctcagaatgttctggaataaCAAGTCAATCACTGTCAAAAAAGGACTCACCTGTTTGGCCACTGGCTTTGATCTCACTGGTCAACTTTCTGCCCTGGGTTTTGACTGACACATCATAGGTCTTCCCAGGGATCAGTCCAGTGAAAAGCCAATCAGTGTTGGTGAAAGAGACGTTAGGTATTTGTTTCACTATGCCGCCGCTGGACAGGGTGACCGTGTAGGATTCCCCGTTCCCTGGCGCTGACTCCCAGGCGGCTCTTAGGCTGTCCTGGCTGCCGTTATTCTGGAGCCTCAGGTTTGACACAGTGGCAGGTGCTGAGAGGGAATCCAAGAAACGTTACATTTAACACTTGATTCATGGGATGGTTTCGGTGCTATGCAAGCTTACATAACCCATGCTCTAAATACAGGTCTGTTACAAATCCACATTCTTTTAATGAATGTCAAATCAATTTCATCCAAACACTTTGTCAGGCTTCGGGGCCCTAGCGTAGGCCTGTATCTACACATATACAGTCACCAGCAGCATTGCGTCATACAAATGAACACTTTTATATGTCCACTCTCTACCGTTGACCCAATGCTCAGCTAAACAGGCTGTCACTCATCTGTTCGGTTCTGTTTCAGTCTAACTAGCGTTGAATGCCATTGTTACCTGAGACAAACCTAACAGGCCTATGCCGTTACAGGAAACGCTTTGCATCACCACACAGTACGTATCCTATTGGGGAAAAGGCTAAGCTAACTAAGTACTAAGAAAACCTCAAAACTTTTACTAGAAACTATAGCGAGCTTGCCTGCTCACACAAGTCACACTGCAGTGAGTGCCAAAATGGCTGcttaaacatttaacatttaagcaAAGATGTAAGCTATACATTTTTTGGTTCAGTACCATTATGTACATTTAGATTATTCAAATTGAATATGTATCACATGTTATACATTTTACATGGTAGGCCTAAATACATTCTCCAGAATAGGTGCATTGATGCGATAAGCTATATTGATCTTGACAAAAATAGCTTGTCATGGAATTTAAGTGAGCAACACTGAGACACTTTTTTATTGGCTCAAAATCACACCTTGATTAACAATGTAACAATCAGTTCAAAGGGATGTGACTTGGGCACTTTAAAAACTTTTAAAACAAACCTTTGACCACACACAAGCTCTTTTCGCTAAatcttaaaacaaaaacaacctgaCGCATGAGAGGGGCTGTGACCATTTAAATGTCACCCAAGCTATACTGACTTCAGCAAGGGAAGAACCGCTGTTCCTTGGATGTGCATCAGCTCACGTACACATGTCATTCTTAAAGGGTTTCCTCAAAAGAACAGATGATGAGAAAGCTGGATGAGGGAGATGGGTGGGGGAGGGTAACACTCTCAGAgactggtggggggggggggtgctgcctGTTCACTGCCAGCCACTGCAgctgaggaagggaggaggcCGAGGGCTGAAAATATCCTGGAAAGAATGATAAAAATGGCGGCACttgctggaggggggggggctgctcgCTGGTGGCGAGGCGCGGTGGAAAGTCAAACAAAAGAGCAGAGGGTTTGGCGAGACACGCTTCGTTTGTGTCCAGCAGGGCCTGACACCTGCACCTGACCCGCTGAGCGCTAGCGAGGGTGGGCAAGGTCTGCCAGCTTCCCCTTCGAATGTCACAACACAGGATGTTGGACATTAAAAGGGAGACAATACACATTACTTATTCTCCTTTCTACGCTTTCGTGGCCAGCTTTGATGAGGTCAGTGAGAACAATGGCCCACAGGCCCATAtggactgagagaggagagtgtccACACAATGAGAAATCTAAAATTGCCGTGAttttacacaaacaccaaaagTATTACACTCTTCACCGTTTACAGCAGTCATTCTCTCTTAACACCTTGGAACTCTCCAACCTTCAACCCACTTTTCTACAGAATTCTATAGGAAActtaaaattgaaattgaagATAAACTCTAACACTGCTGAATTGCAGTATGTTCGGTGCGGTGCCATACTGTACATCCCAAGCAACAGCTGGAGTGACGTTTTCCTGTATGTGTtatcctgtatgtgtgtgtgtatttgtcttagTTGTGCTTTATAAGTCATTTGTAGAACTGAAAACTAAATGTGATGCCTCATGGCAAAATGCAAACTTGACTTTGTCCAAAGACAAATGGTTCCCTCAATACATATCAAGAAAGAATCTGACCGGAACCGAGATGGCTTTAGTCTTACCTGTGTACACGTCCTTGGCCACTGGACTGCTTTGGATGCCCATAGACTCCGCCGCCACCGCTACTGTGTGCAGAGTTCCTGGGGTCACACCAGTGAAGCTATGTGAGGTCACCCCACTCCCCACAGTGACATTCTGCACCAGGCTCTCCTGCTCCATCAGCAGCACCCAGAAGTGCTCTGTCCGGCCAGGACCGGGCTGCCAGGACACACTGATGTTGCTGGAGGACGTAGAGAGATTCAGGCCCCTGATGCCAGatggagctgaagaggagaacagagggcaGACTCTGATTCCTTGGGAAGTGCATAATGTCATAAAGTGAACTTTTGTGCAGTTTGTGCAGTCTAATGTGTATCATTGAGTTGATTGGTCCAAAGCTATACAGTTGCTCTACAATATTACAATATTCTATCTAATATACTAGAAACTGACATATTGTATGCGTTaggtcagtggttcccaaacgttttacagtcccgtaccccttcagacatttaatctccagctgcgtaggtctgtgttgaataggggggcgtggccggagcggagttcagcaccaacgtgacattttctcagtggttttgttttctaattaatgcttgttcatcgttgcgatcgttgttgtgtttataagaaagaaatacagccttgcaggacaaaatacaggggaatttgggcgattttgatgcacaaaatgatgtttccgtctgaaagttgcaattctgtttcaaacggtacattctgcgaattccgtccgttttctgttatcgcggaaattttctccccgcgtaccccctgaaccactttgcgtacccctgggggtacgcgtaccccagtttgggaaccgatgctctaGGTGAACATGTAAATATCGTTTGCTTTCAACACAGAGTCAAATGCTGAAGAAGTTTTGTAGGTGTACATAAGGTCTGTCTGAGAGGCTGAGGAGACTCTGGAGAGGTAGTGGATCTAAACTTAGAGAAGAAGATTAACTTAAGCTAAACAGAACCCTTTCATTTGACATACCTGAAAGCAGCCTCCTGTCATTTTTGCCTTACCTGCGAGAACTTCTTTAGACACTGAATCACTTTGGATGCCCATAGACTGCGCCGCCACCGCTACTGTGTGCAGAGTTCCTGGGGTCACACCAGTGAAGCTATGTGAGGTCACCCCACTCCCCACAGTGACATTCTGCACCAGgctctcctgctccctcagcAGCACCCAGAAGTGCTCTGTCCGGCCAGGACCGGGCTGCCAGGACACACTGATGTTGCTGGAGGACGCAGAGAGCCTCAGGCCCCTGATGGCAGAcggagctgaagaggagaacaAAGGGATATGAATGAAAACAGGAGTCAAAATAAAGGAATGTGAATAATGTCAAGAAAGAGAAGACAGTGTGAGTATACATGTGTACAGTCattacaaataacaaaacattaACAGGTCATTTTTAAAGACAAGGCTTATTCTGTATCTGAGAGCATGTATGGCTTTTATATTCTGAATCAGTCAAAACAAACTTATGTCCGGTAAACAGGTTAAAATCTACTGGCTGAAACCTGCTGGCCGGAGTTCTGGGTGTCTGTACCTGTGGCTGCGGTGCTGCGTGCTGGAGCAGACACTCTGTCCCCTGCGGTGGCCTGCAGATGCACGGTGTAGAGGGTCCCAGGCGTGAGGGCAGTGAAGCCTAACTGGGGGGCTGCTGAGCCCATCACCCTGGTGCTCCGGCGGTCCCCCGTGCCTGCGTCCTCCAGACTGAGCTCATACCAGTCCACTCTGCCACGCGGGTGAGACCAGTGCACGCGCAGCCCAGACGTGGCATCGCTGTCAGGCTCGACCACCACATCTGTGGGAGGCTCTGGGTCTGTCAGAGGAACAGGGGAAAGGTTCAAGACTACCCTTCACTCATTTATTCACTTTACTCACTTCATCAGATTAGTATAAAACCTGTAGACGTGTTAAAGGGGGGAAATGAAGCAATGAATCGAGGACAGTAGGCTGTAATTTCAAACATGCCTATGAGAAAATCCAACAAATAGCCACAAAAGGGATCGGAGTACAGCAATACAAACTCCAATAAATGTGAAAGTCAATGTGAATGATCACTGATTGCAAAGCACTATGGAGTAATGTAAATCTTTGTGAGTGTAGACTTCATGATGTTACACAACAATACGCGGTTAAAGAGTTTCCTCTCTTTGTGCTGGGCCGTGGGGCCGCACTGGCTGAGATTGCTCTGAAAGATAAGATTGTGTGGCCGCCGCAGAGAATGGAGAGTGCTTCTGTGGGGAggcgcggggggggggagggaggggttcgTGCATCTCTAGCCAGAGGGGAGTCTTACAGGAAGTGGACATCGAGCCCTGACCCTTGGACAGAGCTTGGGTAGAGGGTGAGAGTGGCGGCCCTCATCCCTTGGCAGCTGAACCCTACCTTTCCCTAACGGCTTCCTCTCCAGGGACCTAAGAAAGCAACAGAGCAGCCCCACCAATGCTATCATGAAGAACAGCAAGAACAATATGAAGTACTAAACCCTTTAAGAAAGAGAGacttggttgttgtttttttttttgctcaccagtctttctgtatttgtctgtgaTTGAATTAACAAACTtctgttattaaaaaaaaaacatgctttcacatatatgcatataatATATAGAGAGTGTTTGTTACTAGAGACTATGACTATTTatgtttcattgttttttttatcacgaATAGACACAAAGGAGTttcagtctgcggttgctgGGTAGATTTTGAGGTGTACTGAagggagatgggagaaagagGTGACCTGCCAGGAATGGACATTTCACTCGCTCACTTTATCTAATCTATGTGcctcacaaaacaaaacatagcaTCCGTTAGAACGAGGTAACAATGAGAAGGGGGAAATGACTGGGGAAAAGGAGATCTTTCTGGAAACAAACACTTCAGATTAGATGCCCAGGATTGTTGCTGATTTCTACCAACACTAGAAGCACATCACCAGGTTCCAAGGCACCTTGCccccactctcgctctctctctctctctctctctctctctctctctgtctctctctactcctctttctttatctctttcttcctcccctttcctctctaccAGGACGAGAAAGGGTGTTTTTCATAACAACAATATAGATGAATACATGAAATTGGTTCATTTAAAGTGCAATGACACAGTAAACCACCTCATTTGAATGCATACTGAAAGGACAATGTATGGACTGATCAATCCATCTATAGTTATTCAAATCCTTTTAAATAGGATAAGTTTGTTCTTGTACAGGTTATCTCTAAATTCATCATGCAATCCAACATAGGAAGTGGAACTGATGACTCCAGTAAACATTATGTGCAGAGTTTCGAATCTCAGCAGTCAATATTCAATAATACTTTAAATCAgactttatatattttttatacttGTTTTACCCCCAAAGTACGTAAGGTATGCTACTTAATGCATTATATGGGACTTAAGTTACTCTGTAACAGGGCCAAAAAGACAATATACAAAGGCAAAAGCCATGGCATTGTTAGTGCATTTATGTCAATGTACAATATATTCTATATTAATTACAGAATGTATGTAGATTTTGATAGTATAAGTAAACTGGCGGTTTGTAAGCTTAATTCTGCGACTTTGCATGACCATTGTAtttaaaattacaaaaaaaataaaataaatgaaaacattatGATAAGTGACACTGAAACCGAAGGAGACTTCTATCGAAGAATAGGGCATGCTATTATGACACAAAAAAGACTATTAAGTTATTCGTTCCATTGAGGGTATTGAGGGTCAAGTATCCTAGTCCCTAAATAATTCTGGTTAAAATGTCGTCTTTACTGTACATCATTGCCACAAATCATGTGTCAGATGTCAGAGTAATGATTCAACTGATAGCATAtaatacacatttaaaatattgaGTTTTGTCTTGCTTACCTGTTTGCACTGAAACATTTGTTCTCTCTCCGTCAGTCGTTGAAATTATTTCCAGTTGGTAAAAGGTGCCAGGATTCAGATCCTTAATTAGACACTGAAAATATTTACTG
Above is a genomic segment from Clupea harengus chromosome 3, Ch_v2.0.2, whole genome shotgun sequence containing:
- the LOC116220053 gene encoding receptor-type tyrosine-protein phosphatase beta-like isoform X2 produces the protein MLTWNVLYLFMLHFIVCIWSQVKPETTEAIRCWINSTEISARTDIIELKLTTIREACNFSVIYSSVSPETNCHSTGDDSKYFQCLIKDLNPGTFYQLEIISTTDGERTNVSVQTDPEPPTDVVVEPDSDATSGLRVHWSHPRGRVDWYELSLEDAGTGDRRSTRVMGSAAPQLGFTALTPGTLYTVHLQATAGDRVSAPARSTAATAPSAIRGLRLSASSSNISVSWQPGPGRTEHFWVLLREQESLVQNVTVGSGVTSHSFTGVTPGTLHTVAVAAQSMGIQSDSVSKEVLAGKAKMTGGCFQVCQMKGFCLA